In Gossypium arboreum isolate Shixiya-1 chromosome 5, ASM2569848v2, whole genome shotgun sequence, a single genomic region encodes these proteins:
- the LOC108452830 gene encoding uncharacterized protein LOC108452830, translated as MASSQKNAQQTTNGKLWNSSSEALTLTDKKVWQGSHFAEFPEIIEDGDAGEFTHESVTDDADSHGSVAGLVYRRRDGTKWVVAWSNPLDNMLQLDT; from the coding sequence ATGGCTTCTTCTCAGAAAAATGCTCAACAAACCACAAACGGCAAGCTTTGGAACTCTTCCAGCGAAGCTCTAACCTTGACTGACAAGAAAGTTTGGCAAGGCTCTCATTTTGCGGAATTCCCAGAAATAATTGAAGATGGAGATGCGGGTGAGTTTACACATGAATCAGTGACTGATGATGCTGATAGTCATGGTTCAGTTGCTGGTCTTGTGTACAGGCGACGTGATGGAACTAAGTGGGTTGTTGCCTGGAGCAACCCTCTAGATAACATGCTGCAACTCGATACATAG